AGTTTTGGATCCTTTTTCCAATCAAAACCAAGTAATGAAATTGATGATACATACCCCTATTACTAggatattaatataaaaatcaaCAAGTGTCGCTGCCATCCACCTGTATCAAATCAAAACGTAATTAAGAAGATGTTTCCCTGGACAAAAAAGATTAGTGAAATTGCGTTGCGAACGGTGTGAGGAGTTGTTTGCGGAAAGGGAGGCCATCAGTGGCAATTGTGTAAATAACAGTTGCAGCGATCCCACATCCCAGGAGCACGAACAGATTTCTCAGCACAGTTGCAAGTGACGGCGCTGCCATGGACAAGATGATCTCTGAAGATCCAAATATTCAGACTTTTTGGTGTGGTGTGGTCTTGCATATGTATGGATGGGGGGATGGATCACAAGAATCCACGTCTGCCTCTGTTGTTCCACACAAATtccaaattaattaaaacataattagGAGAGGTTGGATTCGAACTTTTCAAAAGTTAAGGGACCAAACTGGAAACATGGAAAGGTAATAACTAATAAGGACCGTAATGTTATGTAATGTAACAGAAGAGGagacaaataaaataaatgaacATGGCCGTCGGAGAAATCGTGGAAGAAGAGGAGGCAACGCCGCTGATATCAAGCCCTGGACCCAATCTCAAAAAGAACCGGTCAGTGAGAACCAAAGTTCCTGAAGCCGAGTTGCACGTCTACAAAAAAGGCAAGGGCCCGATCGATGTCTACAAAACTAGCCTCGGCGGCTGGGACCAGGATCAGCTCGAGGTCCGGGAAATTCTCGATAAGTATGGATTCAAGTCCATTTATGCATTCTCCCCCGGCTCCGGACGCGGAGTTCCTATTCGCTTCAATCAACGGAATGGCCGCTCCTTGCTTACCTACAGCGACGGCGCCCTTATTTATATTGATGGTGAGCCCAAGGTAaaacatctccttttctcatccaatACTGGAATAAACATAGATATTTTATTATGTGAGCTGCGTTGGATTGGTTTTTCTTTTACTTGGATTTTGACTGCAACTTCGAACTTTTtctattcatttttttttcatttcaatACACGAGGCACCACAAGAGGATTATGAATAACCATGCTCATTTTTCCCAAGAATTTTGTAGTTCGGTTATGTGGGATTGCATTCAATTTACTTCCATTAGGATTTCAGCCTTTCTATACGATTTGTGTGGGATAACCATATCTACCCTTTGTTATAAGAGGTTGAGAACAAAATGAACTTCCTGGTTCGTATATGGCCATGAGTGGCTCTGTGTACACTAGGAATGCTCGATGGAACCTATTTCCTTGATACAGCTGTATACACTGCAACTGGCAAATGTAAATTTCCATGGGACAGTTTCATAGACTGCCAGTCCACCACAGTTCTTGCAGTTCCTTTCCGCCCAAGGCTCTAGCCCTTTTGCACTTTCAGGTCCTAGTTTCCAAAACTTGTTTCTAGTTCTGGATAGGTCGTTTTACTTGTTGTGTACAAGTCTTTGCATCTCTGAATCTAGACCACAGAGAACTCCTTTCAACTTCATTTTACTACAAATTTTCATTCAACTTTTTcttaataatgaaaaatataaaccTTGAAGGGTTTTCATAAAAGTTTGGTGTGGAATTGGTACCATGGAACAAAACTGTTTTCCTGTTGATACGGGTTTTCTAGCTCTATGGTGAACAGGCCTATTGAAAAATTCTTATTTGATGCTATATCATGACCTTGATAGaggtaattatttaaaagaaagttAAATGGCAGGGCATAGCCTCTGTACAATCATAGCAAAGTCCCATGTCTTCTTTTACATCTAATATTTCTAAAATTGTTCATGAAGGTGTAAGCTTTGTTAAAATAACGGGCAAAGTATTAGATTGATTTAAAGCTACGCGGACATGATCAGGACTTTGATGAGCAATATGCAAACAATGAACCTTTTGCATAATGTTTCCCTGTTCTTGCATTAACCCTCTGCTGTGCAGCATGCTAGTGGGTTTAAACTTCTGATAAAGAAGCTCAAATTCTCTTGCTCATAAATGATCTATTTGCAATTACCAGCCAGATGAGAATGTTAACTGGTTTTATGATCCTAATAATTTCAGGACTCACTTATCAATCCAATTACCAAGATATTGTTAGGGATTGTTACCATAACCGTCATGATCACTATCGCAGTGAAAGAGACACCAGAATGGGCAAAAAAGTTGAGCTTCTCAGGCAGTCGAATTCCTCCATGGATCTTAGCCTGCGCAGTAATTGTTTTCACTCGAATGAGAAAGAGAACCAAGGGATTTCTGGACAAATTCATATAGTGAGCCTATAGAGCTTTAGCTCTGAATAAAAGTTTCCAAATAAACCTTTTGTTTCATTTGTTATTTTTGCTTCATATACTTGATTTCCCTCAGGATTTGgttggagatgtttatttaattagtgCTTCTTGCAATAAGAAACTGGGGCCTAGGAACAAACATGTTTCTGAAGAAGCATTTCTTCATTTGAAATTGTATTATGACTGCTTTAAGAAAGTGCATCACAATTGACGCTTACTAAGAGCAATGTTTTTATAACCGAATTGATGATCAAACTTATCTATTTTAAAATAGTGGTTCAACTGGTCGGACAAGTTCATCCGGATGGTCGGACATGAacattgttatattatataaaataataatacgatatattaaataatatattcaaattttaaatatctttaatgtgtgtatatatagacacacacacatatacaaccaaaataaattaaaaaatttaaaaaatatgaaacaATCCAACAGGTTTTTAACCGGTTCACTggttcaataccaatctgatcgGTTCTTGACTAGTTTTGATTAATTTTGACCGATTTAATCGGTAAAACGATTTTTGGGAGTTGTCGGATTAGACTCGTGACTTGTGACATGTTCCAGGTCTAACCGATTAGTCTGGTATGATTCTGAAAACACTGGGTAAGAGTGCCTTTGGTTGGAGAAAACATCGGACTAAAAGCACTTTTCTTAAAAGTATATTGTTTTATTacaaaagttattttaaaaaaccATTATTTAAGAGCTTTTTTAGAAGCCAAAAATTTTGGTTTGGGGGCTTCTGGTTCTACTTCtacttctttttaaaaataaaaacaatattttgtaACATTTATCCTAATGTCAAAACCGTTTTTATTTTCCTAATTAAAGCACTTTTGAAAGTTGGATTAATTTAAGTGTTTTTAAAAGTTACAGTTTTTGTATCCAAAGTCGCCCTAAAGTTCGAACGTTGCTTGAttgaaatatatttaaaaaaatttatcagCAGGTTTCTTTTTATCCATTTTGGCCAGGAAtgcataatataattttttattttaattccaATTTTTAGATATTGGCCCTTTCTATTCAATTTATTGATCTATGAGGGGATCAATAATTAAGGGTGCACACGAACTAAATTGAGTCGAATACTGAGAAAAATTTAAGTCTCGAATTTGACTCAAATTAGATATATTCGATCTCAAGTTCgattcaattaaaaaaaatttagctcAAATTAGAGCTCGAGTTCACATTTGAACATATTACGAGTTATTCACATTATTGCTCGAAAACGAATTATCGAAATGgtctaaatatatttatttaaagttcAATTATATTAAATTGTAAAATATTAAATCTCGCGAACAACTAAGGGTGGGCGTCGGTCGGTTCGGTCCGATTTTCCTCTATAATGGTTCGGTTTCCGATTTTGAATATATCTGGTCCAAAACCaaaccattttattacggttcggTCCGGATTTCTTATGATACGGTTCGGTTATATGGTCGGTTATATACGGTTACATAACATTTTGTTAAGAAATAAAATTGTACATCACTTGATGATTGAtggatgcaacacatataaaagAAACAATGATAGTAGATGAGTATAACATATATGATTACAATATACTTATGACTTAATAATCTAAGCTTCAATAACAActtgaaatataattttaaacaaGAGctcttcaataaaaaaaatacacaattattaaattccaaTTCTCAGACTTCAAAATGCGCATAGATTTTGCATCTAAAATCTCAATACatttagagtaggtctcatgtgagaccgtctcacggatcttaatctgtgagacgggtcaaccctactcatattcacaataaaaagtaatactcttagcataaaaaattatactttttcatggatgacctaaataagagatctgtctcacaactacgacccgtgagaccgtctcacacaagtttttgccatacaTTTAACAATACGAGCTTCAATAACTATTTGAACTTCCAATTGTCAATATTGGACTTGTCATATGACTAAGGCTCATTTATTAGCCAATTATACAAAAAACTCTATAGTTAAATATAATATGGCCGGTTCGGTTCTTTCCATTTTCTGGGGATCAAAACCGTAAACCGAACTGAAAACccgaatttctttaattttgaaaCCGTAACCGACAGAAAAATCgataaaaccgaaccatttaaacCAAACTATCAAACACAATAATTTTCGCTCGAGTTTGGTTCAAGAAAAGGATCGAACATGTTCGAGTTTGACTAGattcaatattttttaatacgactcaaatatttttaagccgactcaaaaatatttaatttgattcGATTTGTTTGCACCTCTAAATCATTTGTGTGACTAATTAATAAAGTACGTGATACTATAAAAATAATTACGTCGCAATAATGTGAGGTAATTCTTATTATATTGTGCTTTAATATATTATGgtaaattattataataattttcaTCACATAAGATGTTTAGGGATATAAACGAATCAAACGGCTCGTGAAAGATCATTTGAGATCGTTTGTTAATCTTATCGAACCGAGCTTGAGGTTGATAATTTTATcgagtcgagctcgagcttAAGTATATTCGGCTCGTGTGCTCGCTAGCTTTttctcgagctcggctcgtttattGTTCGCAAACATGTTTACTTATATGGTTAGCAAGATGAAGCTCGAGTTTGGCTCATTTATTTGGTTCGAATTTGGCTTGTCTACATATATGTGAATGTGCTCTCTATATGACTCTCTAGCTCGAGCTAAACTCATTTGTGGAGTTAACGAATAAATTTTTTAGCACTTGTGCATTTAGAAGGATTTGACCATTTGAACACAAGACTCTCTTGAAAGAAAGTTGGATTTACATCATTTAACCACGattatatttttgaatttaatttgCAGATCATTATATtaaaatgatatttaaaataaaataacatcaCATAACATAAATACATCAAATTATACATTTTATCCCCAAAATTTATACCACTAAGTCATATTCACATTAAGTAACTTTACAAATTATTATTGAAAAAATTAGCataatcaaaaaataaaactcAACAAAAACATACTAAACAATTCATTTAAAAGGGTGAGATACATTAAAATAATATGACCTCGCTCTACTAAGCCGAATgctaattttattaagcttgtaTATTTTATGGCAAAACATTCTTTTAAAAAACTAgcatgataaataaataaaatttattcaaaTCTTATAATTGCATTTTCGCATTGACATATCTAtaagaattaattaaataattagacTTAATCAAGAGTTCATAGACTAATAATTTAACTTTATAAGTTTAGAGTAATAAAATTAGGCTTATTATTAATCGAATAAATTGTAAAACAAATCTTAGTATGATTTATGAACTATATTTACACTAAATTATTTGAAATGGATTAATTTAATACAACTAAGacaatttataatataatattttaaagacAATTatacttattttttaaatatgttgACGATTTTATCAATAAAGTttctaattaaattaaataacaattCAATATGTTTTAATGAGGGTAAGTGCTTTTACCCAAGGACTGAGAGGAGGGAGTTctttaaatcattgttcaataaaCCTCCATCAAGTTATGATGATTTATTAGCTCGGACAAAGAAATATATAAATCTGGAAGAAGCCCAACGGTACAAAAGGATGGAGCAGCAACCCGGGGGAAGTAGGGAGGAGGGAGCGGAAAGAAGAGGTAGGAAGAGACTTGAggttgagagagaagagatggggagtttaaaattaaattttacctacttgagcctcatctagtagaggagaagagttgagaagagaaaaatttaattttacctaatttggctgcgcctagtagaggagaagagtttgggaggagaaaaattaaattttacctaaTCGGACTGCACCTAGTAGAGGAGAAGATTTGAGAGGAGAAAAATAGAATTTtacctgctaaggcatcgcctagcagaggagcagagtgggagaggagaaaaattaaattttcctaaAAAGACATCACCTAGAAGAGGACCAGAGTGGACAAACTTTcgtgctaaggcatcgcctaatAGAGGAGCAGAGTCgaggagaaaaattaaatttttctgctaaggcatcgcctagcagaggagcagagtggggaggagaaaaattaaatttcctaCGAAtacatcgcctagtagaggaggaGAGTGGAgaagaaatattaaattttcctactaaggcatctcCTAGTAGTGGAGCAGAGTGGAGGagaaaaattcgatttttctgctaaggcatcgcctagcagagagcagagttggagaggagaaaaattaaatttttttactaaggcatcgcctagtagagaaGCAGAGTCGATGagcaaaattaaatttttcctgctaaggcatcccCTAGGAGAGGAACAAAGGCATCGCCTTGTAAAGGAGTAGAGTGGaggagaaaaattattttttttcctaataaggcatcgcctaggagaggagcagagtgaaggataaaaattaaattttcctgctaaggcatcactTAGCAGAAGAGCATAGTTGAGAaggagaaaaattaaaattttctattaaggcatcgcctagtaaaGGAGCAAAGtgatgtaaaaaaatatttattttcctgctatggcatcgcctagcagaggagttagaggatgagggcattgaattttttattttcctgctacgGCTTTCGCCTAGCAAAGGAGTTACGAGTGAATGGGCGGAGTTCTTATAGCCTTCTTGCTAAGAGTCATGGGGTGAAGAGGTGAAGTTTTTATTATCTGGACTGCAGCTAATAATGGAGAAGTGGTGAAGAgatcaaaaatcatattttacctACTTGGGCTATGCCTAATAGAGGAGAAGAGGTGGAGagaatgaaaattaaattttcctactTAGGCTACGCCTATTAGAGGAGAAGAGTTGGGtagaagaaaaattaaattttatctacTTATGTTGTGCCTAGTAAAGGAGAAGAATTAATGAggagaaattaaatttttccTTCGTAGGCTATGTCTAGTAGATGAGAAGAGTTG
This genomic interval from Primulina eburnea isolate SZY01 chromosome 16, ASM2296580v1, whole genome shotgun sequence contains the following:
- the LOC140816398 gene encoding uncharacterized protein codes for the protein MNMAVGEIVEEEEATPLISSPGPNLKKNRSVRTKVPEAELHVYKKGKGPIDVYKTSLGGWDQDQLEVREILDKYGFKSIYAFSPGSGRGVPIRFNQRNGRSLLTYSDGALIYIDGEPKDSLINPITKILLGIVTITVMITIAVKETPEWAKKLSFSGSRIPPWILACAVIVFTRMRKRTKGFLDKFI